The Rahnella aquatilis CIP 78.65 = ATCC 33071 genomic sequence TTTTTGCCCTGGCCAATATTGAACAGGTATTAATTGCACCGGAATGCCGCAGCCAGATCCTGACGGTCATTGATGGCGTCATGCTGGATGAGCCCGGTTATTGGAAAAAGTATTACAACCCCACATTTAGCCTTTCGCTTATCGATCTGCATTTCAGCTTATCCGATCGTATTCGCTACTACTGGCCCCATACCCGTATCAACAGGGCGATGGACGTTTTAATGGCCAACCTGAGTTCAGTCGATATCCCGCTTGGCCTGCTGAGCCAATACCTTCCTGCTCAGTTTGAACGGGTGATGACCGGCGAACTTGCCCGCGATCCGCATGAACTTATCATCGATAAAATTCAGGACGTGTTGCGTGCGTATCACTTCGGCTGTACGCCATCACAGACGATATGCGAAGGAACCTGCCATGCATAACTGTGAAATCTTTGTCAAAACCGGTATCGACTTTGCGGATTATCACGAGGCACTCACGCATATCTGTGAGCGTATGGTGCAGGAAGGCGTGGTGGAAACAACGTATCCGCAGGCGCTGATAAATCGCGAGGCTGAATATCCCACCGGCATTCAGCTTGAACACCACGCTGTCGCTATTCCACATTGCGAAGCCACCCATGCCCGTAGTCCGGCCATTTATCTGATCAGGCCAGATAACGCGGTCGAATTCTTTCAGGCTGATGATGAAGGAACGATTCCCGCAACACTTATTATTGCCCTGATTGTCACTCACCCGTCCGAACAGCTGAAGTTGTTACGTCAGTTATTCAGCCAGCTACAGGACCCTGTTTTTTTCGAAAGCTTACTGACCGCTCCGGAAGAACAGCTCGCCACGCTTTTTGAACAGCACCTTTTTATTCCAGCACCGGAGAAACGCTCTGCCGTTTGTACCTGAAAATATTCGAAGCAATAAACCCGACGTCTTACCTACAAAAATAACATTTAAAACAATCTGTTAAGGAGCCTTACCGTGAAGCGAAAAATCATAGTCGCCTGTGGCGGAGCCGTTGCCACCTCTACGCTGGCAGCGGAAGAAATCAAAGAATTGTGTGAGGCACATGGCATCCATGTGGATCTCGTGCAGTGCCGGGTAACGGAAATCGAAACCTATATGGAGGGTGCTCATCTGATTTGTACCACCGCCAAAGTCGACCGGACATTTGGCAACATTCCGGTAGTGCACGGCATGCCGTTTATCTCCGGCGTGGGTATGGATACGTTACGCCAGCAAATACTGACCCTGTTACAGGAGTAAGTCATGTTTACCGACATCATGCGCTACATCCTCGATCTCGGCCCGACAGTCATGCTGCCCGGGGTGATCATCGTTTTCTCTCTGATATTAGGGATGAAACTTGGGGATTCATTTAAATCCGCGATTCATATTGGTATTGGTTTTGTCGGGATCGGTCTGGTTATTGGCCTGATGCTGGATTCCATCGGGCCTGCGGCAAAAGCCATGGCAGAGCATTTCGAAATTAACCTGCAGGTCGTTGATGTTGGCTGGCCGGGCTCATCGCCAATGACCTGGGCATCACAAATCGCGCTGGTCGCTATTCCGATTGCGATCGGTGTGAATATCGTGATGTTGCTGACGCGTATGACGCGTGTCGTCAATGTGGATATCTGGAATATCTGGCACATGACGTTCACGGGCGCCATGCTGCACCTCGCCACCGGTTCTTACTGGCTGGGGATCATGGGGGTCGTTTTGCACGCAGCATTCATTTACAAGCTGGGCGACTGGTTTGCAAAGGACACGCGTGACTTCTTTAATCTGGACGGTATTGCCATTCCGCATGGTTCCTCAGCCTATCTCGGCCCGATTGCGGTACTGGTTGATACCCTCATTGAGAAGATCCCGGGGCTGAACAAAATTCACTTCAGCGCTGACGACGTACAAAAGCGTTTCGGCCCGTTCGGTGAACCGGTCACCGTCGGTTTCGTGATGGGGCTGATTATTGGTTATCTCGCCGGATACGACGTCAAAGGTGTATTGCAGCTGGCCGTTAAAACCGCTGCGGTCATGCTTCTGATGCCACGGGTCATCAAACCGATAATGGACGGTTTAACACCCATTGCCCGTCATGCCCGTACACGTCTGCAAGCCCGCTTTGGCGGACAGGAGTTCCTGATTGGTCTGGATCCGGCTTTATTACTCGGCCATACCGCCGTGGTTTCCGCCAGCCTGATTTTTATTCCTCTGACAATCCTTATCGCCGTGCTTGTCCCAGGAAATCAGGTCTTGCCGTTTGGTGACCTCGCCACTATCGGTTTCTTTGTTGCCATCGCGGTTGCCGTGCATCAGGGCAACCTGTTCCGCACGCTGATTTCAGGTTGCATCATCATGAGTATCACGCTGTGGATCGCGACACAGACCATTGATTTGCACACTCAACTGGCCGCGAATGCGGGGGCACTCACGGCTGGTGGAAGAGTGGCTTCGATGGATCAGGGCGGCTCGCCGATCACGTATTTACTCATCCAGCTTTGCACGCTTAAAAACATCGCAGGGCTCACCATCATCGGCGTTATTTACGCTATCGGCGTATTCCTGACATGGCGTCGCGCCCGTCAATTCACCCAAACAGAGAAGCGGGCAGCCGCGTCACTGGCTAACTCTTAATTTTCATCCCGGCGGGGGAAATCCCCGCCTAAGGAATCTGACTATGAAATCTGTCGTTGTACATGCTGACAGTAAGATAACGATTGAAGAGCAACCCGCTCCCACGCTGAGTGCTCCTGATGAGGTACTGGTGCGCATTGCCTACTCCGGGCTTTGCGGATCCGATATCCCGCGTATTTTCGCCAGCAGTTCACATTTTTATCCCATCACATTGGGCCATGAATTTAGTGGCCACGTCGTCAACACCGGAGAAGAAGTCAGCGATTTACACGAGGGGGATGCCGTGGCCTGCGTACCTTTACTGCCGTGTTTTCAGTGCGAAGAATGCCGCAAAACGGCGTATTCCCAATGTAAGCATTATCAGTTTATAGGCTCCCGCCGGAGTGGCGGCCATGCTGAATTTATTGTGGTTTCACGGAAAAACTTGTTCAAATTGCCGGAGAATTTTTCACTGCTGCAGGGCGCTTTTTTGGAACCGCTCACCGTTGGCTTGCATGCCCTTAAACTGGCAGGAGGTTGTGAAGGTAAAGAGGTGATAGTGGTTGGAGCTGGCACCATCGGGCAGTTGCTTATTCAGGCAGCCAGCGCACTGGGGGCTAAATCGGTGACAGCCATTGATATCAATCCGCAGCGCCTTGCCCTGGCACGGGAAACAGGTGCCAGCCACGTTTATAACAGCGCAATGTCCGATGCCGATGAAATCCGCCAGCAAACACACGAAAGGCGCTTTAATCAGCTGATTGTTGAAACGGCAGGCACGGCTCAAACCGTGGCACTGTCTCTTAATATCGCAGGCCCAAAAGCGCAAATCGCGCTGGTTGGTACCTTACACAAAGACCTGACTTTAGACGTCGCCACTTTCGGTCATATCCTGCGCAAAG encodes the following:
- the gatB gene encoding PTS galactitol transporter subunit IIB, which gives rise to MKRKIIVACGGAVATSTLAAEEIKELCEAHGIHVDLVQCRVTEIETYMEGAHLICTTAKVDRTFGNIPVVHGMPFISGVGMDTLRQQILTLLQE
- the gatA gene encoding PTS galactitol transporter subunit IIA, which encodes MHNCEIFVKTGIDFADYHEALTHICERMVQEGVVETTYPQALINREAEYPTGIQLEHHAVAIPHCEATHARSPAIYLIRPDNAVEFFQADDEGTIPATLIIALIVTHPSEQLKLLRQLFSQLQDPVFFESLLTAPEEQLATLFEQHLFIPAPEKRSAVCT
- a CDS encoding galactitol-specific PTS transporter subunit IIC, coding for MFTDIMRYILDLGPTVMLPGVIIVFSLILGMKLGDSFKSAIHIGIGFVGIGLVIGLMLDSIGPAAKAMAEHFEINLQVVDVGWPGSSPMTWASQIALVAIPIAIGVNIVMLLTRMTRVVNVDIWNIWHMTFTGAMLHLATGSYWLGIMGVVLHAAFIYKLGDWFAKDTRDFFNLDGIAIPHGSSAYLGPIAVLVDTLIEKIPGLNKIHFSADDVQKRFGPFGEPVTVGFVMGLIIGYLAGYDVKGVLQLAVKTAAVMLLMPRVIKPIMDGLTPIARHARTRLQARFGGQEFLIGLDPALLLGHTAVVSASLIFIPLTILIAVLVPGNQVLPFGDLATIGFFVAIAVAVHQGNLFRTLISGCIIMSITLWIATQTIDLHTQLAANAGALTAGGRVASMDQGGSPITYLLIQLCTLKNIAGLTIIGVIYAIGVFLTWRRARQFTQTEKRAAASLANS
- the gatD gene encoding galactitol-1-phosphate 5-dehydrogenase; protein product: MKSVVVHADSKITIEEQPAPTLSAPDEVLVRIAYSGLCGSDIPRIFASSSHFYPITLGHEFSGHVVNTGEEVSDLHEGDAVACVPLLPCFQCEECRKTAYSQCKHYQFIGSRRSGGHAEFIVVSRKNLFKLPENFSLLQGAFLEPLTVGLHALKLAGGCEGKEVIVVGAGTIGQLLIQAASALGAKSVTAIDINPQRLALARETGASHVYNSAMSDADEIRQQTHERRFNQLIVETAGTAQTVALSLNIAGPKAQIALVGTLHKDLTLDVATFGHILRKELTLLGSWMNYSSPWPGNEWRQAVQLFAENKLSLDPLIASVARPQEFVRHVTALAGKPMTGKILLDMTGG